In Puntigrus tetrazona isolate hp1 chromosome 7, ASM1883169v1, whole genome shotgun sequence, the following are encoded in one genomic region:
- the tshz3b gene encoding teashirt homolog 3b has protein sequence MPRRKQQAPRRSAAYVPEELKEAALLDEDVEGEDSAVEEEPAMKYVCQDKDLLLKDRQGFHDSPPADFSSHEMDSESHLSESSDRMSDFESASVKNEEDISAKEPLTSLSSTSSVMMTTTATPSSEEVTQLGPDSLEQMKAIYTSFLTNSYWSSLNLNMSQQTAEKPPRSHSSSSSSSSSSSSCGSGGYDWHQTAVAKTLQNVSQNQSRLLHPASEPNLFSTVQLYRQSTKLYGSIFTGASKFRCKDCSAAYDTLVELTVHMNETGHYRDDNHETDSEGAKRWSKPRKRSLLEMEGKEDAQKVLKCMYCGHSFESLQDLSVHMIKTKHYQKVPLKEPVTPVAAKIISSARKRAPIELELPSSPDSNGGTPKPSLSDPNDLLQKTPNPYITPNNRYGHQNGASYAWQFESRKSQILKCMECGSSHDTLQELTAHMMVTGHFIKVTNSAIKKGKPIMESMSTTTPNTIPTNEDKVQSVPLAATAFSPPPPAPPPPSISPAITPMEIKKEEKEVECTKETNNGKDKKATDSETDEKFEVSSKYPYLTEEDLEESPKGGFDILKSLENTVTSAINKAQNGTPSWGGYPSIHAAYQLPNIMKLSLRNSGKSSPLKYMFSGEEIMSPTKSQPLISPASCQTSPLPKNNFHAMEELVKKVTEKVAKVEEKMRDPGARSSPLRRTTPSPCSSDAGESARGESHKERRGAKTPETNGGGNTHKDSNGDALTKESLENGTDHVVKAPVSTLCSSTAIITDHPPEQPFVNPLSALQSVMNVHLGKAAKPALPSLDPMSMLFKMSNSLAEKAAVAASTPSQTKKTNEHLDRYFYHINNDQPIDLTKGKSDKSNSLGSAALSSSTSTPTSISPSSTITMAKASSAVASFMSNSPLRENALSDISDMLRNLTESHASKSSTPTSLSERSDIDGSTAEEAEEISPAQKRKGRQSNWNPQHLLILQAQFASSLRQTGDGKYIMSDLSPQERMHISRFTGLSMTTISHWLANVKYQLRRTGGTKFLKNLDSGHPVFFCSDCASQIRSPSTYVSHLESHLGFRLRDLAKLSGEHLVSQISRHSKGLSEKLLSTQAHSLAHSIPNPSPHSLSPSPSPDEEANGTSYQCKLCNRTFASKHAVKLHLSKTHGKSPEDHLMYVSELEKP, from the coding sequence CATATGTGCCAGAGGAGCTAAAGGAGGCTGCCTTACTGGATGAGGATGTTGAAGGAGAGGATTCAGCTGTGGAGGAGGAACCTGCCATGAAGTATGTGTGCCAGGACAAGGACTTACTCCTTAAAGACAGGCAAGGCTTTCATGACTCTCCGCCGGCGGATTTCTCCAGCCATGAGATGGACAGCGAGTCACACCTGAGTGAGTCCAGTGACCGCATGTCAGACTTTGAGAGTGCCTCAGTGAAGAACGAGGAAGATATTTCAGCTAAGGAGCCCCTCACATCTCTTTCTTCTACTTCATCAGTGATGATGACAACAACAGCCACGCCAAGCAGTGAGGAGGTGACACAATTGGGCCCAGACAGCCTGGAGCAGATGAAAGCTATCTACACTAGCTTCCTGACCAACTCCTACTGGTCATCGCTGAACTTGAATATGTCTCAGCAAACAGCAGAAAAACCCCCACGTAGTCACAGTAGTAGCAGCAGCAGTAGTAGCAGCAGCAGTAGCTGTGGAAGTGGCGGTTACGACTGGCACCAGACAGCAGTGGCTAAGACCTTGCAGAATGTTTCACAAAACCAGAGTAGACTGCTGCACCCAGCATCCGAGCCAAACCTCTTCAGTACTGTGCAGCTTTATCGGCAGAGCACCAAGCTCTATGGTTCAATCTTCACTGGTGCAAGCAAGTTTCGCTGCAAAGACTGCAGTGCTGCCTATGACACTTTGGTCGAGCTCACCGTGCACATGAATGAGACGGGCCACTACCGAGATGATAACCATGAGACAGACAGTGAAGGTGCCAAACGCTGGTCGAAGCCTCGCAAGCGTTCACTACTGGAGATGGAAGGAAAAGAGGATGCCCAGAAAGTTCTTAAGTGCATGTACTGTGGCCATTCCTTCGAGTCACTGCAGGACCTTAGTGTTCACATGATCAAGACAAAACACTACCAGAAAGTGCCTCTTAAGGAACCAGTAACTCCTGTGGCAGCCAAGATTATCTCCTCAGCTCGTAAAAGAGCCCCCATTGAGCTAGAACTCCCCAGCTCACCAGATTCCAATGGTGGCACCCCAAAGCCTTCTTTGTCTGACCCCAACGACCTTCTTCAAAAGACCCCTAATCCCTACATCACACCCAACAATCGGTATGGCCACCAGAATGGTGCTAGTTATGCATGGCAGTTTGAGTCACGGAAATCCCAGATCCTAAAGTGCATGGAGTGTGGAAGTTCCCATGACACACTTCAGGAGCTGACTGCCCATATGATGGTCACAGGACACTTCATCAAGGTCACTAACTCCGCCATCAAGAAAGGCAAACCTATCATGGAGTCGATGTCCACGACGACTCCTAACACCATACCTACTAATGAAGACAAGGTACAGTCAGTGCCGCTGGCTGCCACTGCATTTTCCCCACCGCCACCAGCACCTCCTCCCCCTAGTATCTCCCCTGCCATCACACCAATGGAGATTAAAAAGGAGGAGAAGGAAGTAGAGTGTACCAAGGAGACAAATAATGGCAAAGACAAAAAGGCAACAGACAGTGAGACCGACGAGAAGTTTGAAGTCTCATCCAAATATCCATATTTGACAGAGGAGGATCTTGAAGAAAGCCCTAAGGGGGGGTTTGACATTCTGAAGTCTCTCGAGAATACAGTAACATCTGCCATCAACAAAGCACAGAATGGCACACCCAGCTGGGGAGGCTACCCCAGTATTCATGCTGCCTACCAGCTTCCCAACATCATGAAACTCTCCCTGCGCAACTCAGGGAAAAGTTCTCCTCTGAAGTACATGTTTTCTGGAGAAGAGATCATGTCTCCTACCAAAAGCCAACCTCTAATTTCTCCAGCTAGTTGCCAAACATCCCCTTTGCCCAAAAACAACTTCCATGCCATGGAAGAGCTGGTCAAAAAAGTCACAGAAAAAGTGGCCAAAGTAGAGGAGAAGATGAGGGATCCCGGCGCTAGATCTTCCCCACTTAGACGGACCACACCCTCCCCTTGCAGTAGCGATGCAGGGGAATCTGCCAGAGGGGAGTCCCACAAGGAAAGAAGAGGAGCCAAAACCCCTGAGACTAATGGGGGCGGAAACACTCATAAAGACTCAAATGGTGATGCTCTTACAAAAGAGTCTCTGGAGAATGGTACTGACCATGTTGTCAAAGCCCCTGTGTCTACCTTATGCAGCAGCACTGCTATTATAACTGACCATCCTCCAGAGCAGCCGTTTGTCAACCCTTTAAGTGCGCTTCAGTCTGTCATGAATGTTCACCTAGGAAAAGCTGCCAAACCTGCCCTGCCGTCCCTTGACCCCATGAGCATGCTCTTCAAGATGAGCAACAGCCTGGCGGAGAAGGCAGCTGTAGCTGCCTCCACTCCATCTCAGACCAAAAAAACCAACGAGCATCTAGACCGCTACTTCTACCACATCAACAATGACCAGCCTATTGACCTGACCAAAGGCAAGAGCGATAAGAGCAACTCCCTAGGATCTGCTGCCCtgtcctcctccacctccactcCCACCTCGATTTCACCATCATCGACCATCACCATGGCAAAAGCCTCATCTGCTGTGGCTTCCTTCATGTCCAACTCACCTCTGCGCGAAAATGCCCTGTCCGACATCTCCGATATGCTACGTAACCTCACAGAAAGCCATGCATCCAAGTCCTCCACACCAACGAGTCTTTCAGAGCGCTCAGATATAGACGGATCGACGGCAGAGGAAGCAGAGGAGATCTCTCCGGCTCAGAAACGAAAGGGGCGGCAGTCCAACTGGAATCCTCAGCATCTACTTATCTTGCAGGCTCAATTTGCCTCCAGTTTGCGACAAACGGGTGACGGCAAGTACATTATGTCGGACCTGAGTCCACAGGAGCGCATGCATATTTCCCGCTTCACTGGCCTCTCAATGACCACCATCAGCCACTGGCTGGCCAACGTCAAATACCAGCTGAGGCGGACAGGTGGCACAAAGTTCTTGAAAAATCTAGACTCTGGCCACCCTGTCTTCTTCTGCAGTGACTGTGCATCACAGATCCGTTCCCCCTCTACCTATGTCAGCCATCTTGAGTCACATCTGGGCTTCCGGCTCAGGGACCTGGCCAAGTTGTCTGGAGAGCATCTCGTTAGCCAGATCTCACGCCATAGCAAGGGGCTTTCTGAGAAACTGCTTTCAACGCAAGCGCATTCTTTGGCCCATTCAATCCCCAACCCCAGTCCTCACTCACTTTCCCCCTCCCCTTCCCCAGATGAGGAGGCAAATGGCACCTCATATCAGTGTAAACTGTGTAACCGGACTTTTGCCAGCAAGCACGCTGTCAAGCTCCATCTGAGTAAGACTCATGGTAAATCCCCCGAGGACCATCTTATGTATGTTAGTGAACTTGAGAAACCTTAG